In one Rhodohalobacter sp. 614A genomic region, the following are encoded:
- a CDS encoding DNA polymerase III subunit, whose protein sequence is MKIFNEHISFGDRRLVGQEKAKNQIERILLSDRLAHSYLITGPNGSGKTAFALALAEVVNGVNHLTDLKDLALSRKSSWFTHPDIHVFIPLPSTMGNDELQSRLELLAKDPYEIVDFTLRPALNDADSSKNRRAFYSIDYYHEEIRPKSVYKPNEGRRTVIVLTNVDTMRKETANAFLKLLEEPSGNILFILTATQPDQLLPTIISRCQQIRLHPLAKDEVADGLIKYDQVKPDDAELLARLSGGNYSTCRFLEIETLQQIRNESVEFLRYSYTQSVPELLNLINDWNKNLNKENQIALCNTLEQLLRDITVFRETQNENLITNIDQLDVIEKFCSAMTDARLEDMIDHIQQVKGLLYQNVQFKYIGVALSLRFFYLMRGMDPAIDKNSKWKHLPALIEY, encoded by the coding sequence CGGCGGCTTGTTGGGCAGGAGAAGGCAAAAAATCAGATTGAACGAATTTTATTGTCCGATCGACTGGCACACTCCTACCTGATTACCGGTCCCAACGGTTCGGGAAAAACGGCTTTTGCGCTTGCACTGGCCGAGGTTGTAAATGGTGTCAATCACTTAACGGATTTGAAAGACCTCGCACTCTCACGAAAATCGAGCTGGTTTACTCATCCAGATATTCATGTTTTTATTCCCCTGCCCTCAACTATGGGAAATGATGAGCTTCAGTCGAGACTGGAATTGCTTGCCAAAGATCCCTACGAAATTGTGGATTTCACACTCAGGCCGGCCCTGAATGATGCTGATTCCTCAAAAAACCGCCGTGCATTTTATTCGATTGATTATTATCACGAAGAAATTCGTCCTAAATCCGTATACAAACCAAATGAAGGCCGGCGGACGGTTATTGTACTCACAAATGTGGATACAATGCGTAAAGAGACCGCCAACGCATTTTTAAAACTGCTGGAAGAACCCTCCGGAAATATCCTTTTTATTTTAACGGCAACGCAGCCCGATCAACTGCTTCCGACCATCATTTCGCGATGCCAGCAAATTCGGCTGCATCCTTTAGCAAAAGATGAAGTGGCTGACGGCCTCATTAAATATGATCAGGTAAAACCGGATGATGCCGAACTGCTGGCCAGGCTTTCGGGTGGCAATTACTCAACCTGCCGTTTCCTGGAAATTGAGACACTTCAGCAAATCAGAAATGAGTCGGTGGAATTTCTGCGGTATTCTTATACACAAAGCGTTCCGGAGTTGTTAAACCTGATTAATGACTGGAATAAAAACCTGAACAAAGAAAATCAGATTGCACTTTGTAATACGCTGGAACAGTTACTTCGGGACATTACCGTCTTCCGGGAAACACAAAATGAGAACCTGATTACAAATATTGATCAGCTGGATGTGATCGAAAAATTCTGTTCGGCTATGACGGACGCACGGCTCGAAGATATGATTGACCATATCCAACAGGTGAAAGGATTACTTTATCAAAATGTGCAGTTTAAATATATCGGTGTTGCACTTTCGCTGCGCTTCTTCTATTTGATGCGCGGCATGGACCCGGCAATCGATAAAAACAGCAAGTGGAAACACCTGCCGGCTTTAATTGAATATTAA
- the dapF gene encoding diaminopimelate epimerase — protein MNGSTIHFTKMQGAGNDFILFDNRALKMSEDELANLAPSICNRKFGVGADGVIALQFDETKKADLVMLYKNPDGSDAGMCGNGARCFSAFAETLGSPKNFTFRVHDKVYKAKVKKQSVIIEFPLETAVQEITVAKEALLNVYTNTEHVVCPIQQHELENEQALTNHGRFFRNHPDFQPIGTNVNFISGTDDHHLSLQTYERGVENLTLACGTGAIASALAWHHLQQANSGDFLYDVKVKGGTLLVHFTFNKESDTYSNIKLEGPAAFVFEGQYFV, from the coding sequence ATGAACGGTTCAACCATACATTTTACGAAAATGCAGGGAGCAGGAAACGATTTCATCCTGTTCGACAACCGTGCTTTAAAGATGAGCGAGGACGAGCTTGCTAATCTTGCTCCTTCCATCTGCAACCGGAAATTCGGAGTTGGAGCTGACGGGGTTATTGCTCTTCAATTTGATGAAACCAAAAAAGCCGACCTGGTGATGCTCTATAAAAATCCCGATGGCAGCGATGCGGGAATGTGCGGCAATGGCGCGCGGTGTTTTTCGGCTTTTGCGGAAACCCTCGGATCGCCAAAAAATTTCACATTCCGGGTTCATGACAAAGTGTATAAAGCCAAAGTAAAAAAGCAGTCGGTTATCATCGAATTTCCGCTGGAAACGGCCGTTCAGGAAATTACGGTTGCCAAAGAGGCGTTGCTGAATGTGTACACAAATACTGAACATGTGGTATGTCCCATTCAACAGCATGAGCTGGAAAATGAACAGGCTCTGACCAATCACGGACGGTTTTTCCGAAATCATCCCGATTTTCAACCCATTGGAACCAACGTGAATTTTATTTCCGGAACGGATGATCATCACCTGAGCCTTCAAACGTATGAACGCGGCGTAGAAAATCTGACGTTGGCCTGCGGAACCGGTGCGATTGCTTCAGCTCTTGCATGGCATCATTTACAGCAGGCGAATAGCGGAGATTTTTTATATGATGTGAAAGTAAAAGGCGGCACTCTTCTGGTTCATTTTACGTTCAACAAAGAGAGCGATACATATTCAAATATCAAACTGGAAGGTCCTGCTGCATTTGTTTTTGAAGGTCAGTACTTTGTTTAA
- a CDS encoding type IX secretion system plug protein domain-containing protein, whose translation MAPNTIARSLSILICTVLSLSFVGCGSLSTSVNQPVSQPENLFNIAPQIIAGDSIRSIQFHRVGNPSSAPILNLCENNQLQLQFENLSIDSKSYRVSLSHHNPDWSRSGLPPERFMEGFQTLPINDMEVSRNNRPRYRQYTFTFPTEQFQITKSGNYLLKVEDSDTGYLILSLPFFVSENAGALTSSVEEISVPRQNLRRMHRPVSQYSLPDFVEQPQFDLEFYFAQNRFWGRARQADELDFSAPDHVQFEVSQREAFIGDYEFNFLALNELSQTDNNVMEAYPAEVPPRLILRDDAEGFTSSQRINPARVGPFGEPDMNLNAGYANVVFRFDLESPPDSTTAVHLLGDFNNWSVSSNNQLMYDQQTDRWTANAIIKKGNYKYKYVWVDNEEIQDLYLDDQFVNNRQQYHAFVYMRDSAEFYYRLLQVQTFFSE comes from the coding sequence ATGGCACCCAATACTATAGCCAGGTCGCTTTCTATACTCATCTGTACTGTTCTCAGTTTAAGTTTTGTCGGATGCGGATCATTGAGTACTTCCGTAAACCAGCCTGTTTCTCAACCCGAAAATCTTTTCAATATTGCCCCTCAGATTATTGCTGGTGATTCTATTCGGTCGATACAGTTTCATCGTGTGGGAAACCCGTCTTCAGCTCCCATTTTAAACCTGTGTGAAAACAATCAACTGCAACTTCAATTTGAGAATCTTTCCATTGATTCAAAATCTTACAGGGTTTCCCTGAGTCACCACAACCCTGACTGGAGTCGCTCAGGTCTGCCACCAGAACGGTTTATGGAAGGATTTCAAACACTTCCGATCAATGACATGGAAGTCAGCCGAAACAATCGGCCGAGATATCGCCAATACACGTTTACGTTCCCGACGGAGCAGTTTCAGATCACCAAAAGTGGGAATTACCTGTTAAAAGTTGAAGATTCCGATACCGGTTACCTGATACTGTCGCTGCCTTTTTTTGTCTCGGAAAATGCCGGAGCGCTGACCTCATCGGTTGAAGAGATTTCAGTTCCGCGACAAAACCTTCGCCGGATGCATCGGCCGGTCAGCCAATATTCACTGCCCGATTTTGTGGAACAGCCACAATTCGATCTGGAATTCTATTTTGCCCAAAACCGGTTTTGGGGACGAGCCCGTCAGGCCGATGAACTCGATTTCTCTGCACCCGATCATGTCCAGTTTGAGGTAAGCCAGCGTGAAGCATTTATCGGCGATTATGAATTTAATTTTTTGGCATTAAACGAGCTTTCTCAAACTGACAATAATGTTATGGAGGCATATCCCGCAGAGGTACCTCCAAGGCTTATTCTTCGTGATGATGCGGAAGGGTTTACGTCGTCGCAAAGGATCAATCCGGCGAGAGTTGGGCCATTCGGAGAACCCGACATGAATTTGAATGCCGGTTATGCAAACGTTGTTTTCCGGTTTGATTTGGAATCTCCTCCCGATTCAACCACTGCTGTGCATTTGCTTGGAGATTTTAACAATTGGTCGGTCAGTAGTAATAACCAGTTGATGTATGATCAACAAACGGATCGATGGACGGCCAACGCCATCATCAAAAAAGGAAATTACAAATATAAATATGTATGGGTCGATAATGAGGAAATTCAGGACCTCTATCTCGATGATCAGTTTGTAAACAACCGCCAGCAATATCATGCGTTTGTTTACATGCGGGATTCGGCCGAATTTTATTATCGTTTGTTACAGGTTCAGACATTTTTTTCAGAGTAG
- a CDS encoding PmoA family protein: protein MQKISLLFNFFTILVMANPSICSAQHQYEIHVSAGTFDRSETIVSFYFPNRVESGSYELISPSGQSAILQVNNANRGWFILDELDAGTSRVYTFNGVPTSAENAVSKAVDSTQITFSSGEQEILSYYHGDNNPPEELDERYKRGGYIHPVYSPKGVLLTTHLNPQHPHHSGIWSAWTKTEFEGRTPDFWNIHSNSGRVDQADSLQASWEGPVHAGFKARHFFTDLSAPEPVIALNEEWQVYLYKSPEDERYQVFDLVVTQSVNTGKPLILPEYHYGGVGFRGNREWDDPENVTFLTSDGLGRDGNTTRPKWTHIGGWSDGELAGITAMDHPENFRFPQPVRIHPDEPYFVYAPMQLGEMRIEPGSPYVVRYRYVTYDGEPNPDELNRIWNDYAYPPGVTVKVE, encoded by the coding sequence ATGCAAAAAATTTCTCTTCTGTTTAATTTTTTTACCATTCTTGTGATGGCGAACCCTTCAATTTGTAGTGCGCAGCATCAATATGAAATTCACGTCTCTGCGGGGACTTTTGACCGTTCGGAAACCATCGTTTCCTTTTACTTTCCTAATCGGGTAGAATCCGGATCTTACGAATTGATAAGCCCTTCCGGTCAATCTGCTATACTTCAGGTGAATAATGCGAACAGAGGATGGTTCATTCTTGATGAATTGGATGCCGGTACATCACGAGTTTATACATTTAACGGAGTTCCAACTTCTGCAGAAAATGCGGTTTCCAAAGCGGTTGATTCAACTCAAATCACCTTTTCATCAGGTGAACAAGAAATTCTTTCATACTATCACGGAGACAATAATCCGCCGGAAGAGTTAGATGAACGATACAAACGCGGCGGATATATTCATCCTGTATACTCTCCCAAAGGTGTTCTTTTAACAACTCATCTCAATCCTCAACATCCACATCATTCAGGGATTTGGTCGGCCTGGACAAAGACTGAATTCGAGGGTCGAACCCCGGATTTTTGGAATATCCACAGCAATTCAGGAAGGGTAGATCAGGCAGATTCATTGCAAGCTTCCTGGGAGGGGCCGGTTCATGCTGGATTTAAAGCCAGACATTTTTTTACAGACCTTTCTGCTCCTGAACCGGTAATTGCTTTGAATGAGGAATGGCAGGTTTATCTTTATAAATCACCAGAGGATGAGAGGTACCAGGTTTTTGATCTTGTTGTGACTCAAAGCGTGAATACTGGTAAGCCGCTTATCTTGCCGGAATATCATTATGGAGGTGTTGGATTTCGGGGGAATAGAGAGTGGGATGATCCTGAGAACGTGACTTTTCTAACCTCAGATGGATTGGGAAGAGACGGAAATACCACCCGGCCAAAATGGACGCATATTGGCGGGTGGAGTGATGGAGAATTAGCTGGAATTACGGCGATGGATCACCCGGAAAATTTTCGGTTTCCACAACCCGTTCGAATTCATCCGGACGAACCATATTTTGTCTATGCCCCCATGCAGCTTGGGGAAATGCGAATCGAACCGGGATCTCCCTATGTAGTTCGATACCGGTATGTTACATACGATGGCGAGCCCAATCCGGATGAGTTAAACCGAATATGGAATGATTATGCATATCCGCCGGGCGTAACGGTGAAGGTGGAGTAG
- a CDS encoding SDR family NAD(P)-dependent oxidoreductase, translated as MTKNNTPQKHAIVTGASRGIGLEIAKKLLKEGFRVTGTARKSEFPNELSSHKNFNGIHVDLGSKNDIEFQLKPLFSKSGGIDVLINNAGISVDMDFSDDDKKWLEVWDRTLDVNLRSTALLSKWFVNIHTDHQSKGVLINIASRAAYRGDTQEFAAYAASKAGMVAFTKSIARNFSKMGISAYSIAPGFIDTDMALEAVSVYGEEYLTQGSAFDEITDPKEVANLVAFLSKGDVPHMSGQTFHINGGSYMI; from the coding sequence ATGACAAAGAATAATACTCCTCAAAAACACGCCATTGTAACCGGAGCATCAAGAGGAATTGGGTTAGAGATTGCAAAGAAACTGCTCAAAGAAGGATTTAGAGTTACGGGTACCGCAAGAAAATCGGAGTTCCCAAACGAACTCTCATCCCATAAAAATTTTAATGGAATTCACGTTGATTTAGGGAGTAAGAACGATATTGAATTTCAGCTAAAGCCGCTTTTTTCAAAATCAGGCGGAATAGATGTTCTTATTAATAACGCAGGAATTTCAGTAGATATGGATTTCTCAGATGATGATAAAAAATGGCTTGAGGTTTGGGATCGAACATTGGATGTCAATCTTCGTTCAACAGCGTTATTGAGCAAGTGGTTTGTAAATATTCATACAGATCATCAATCAAAAGGAGTGCTCATCAATATCGCTTCCCGGGCGGCCTATCGCGGTGATACCCAGGAATTTGCAGCTTATGCAGCATCCAAAGCCGGAATGGTTGCTTTTACAAAAAGCATCGCCCGTAATTTTAGCAAAATGGGAATCAGCGCCTATTCCATTGCACCCGGTTTTATCGACACCGATATGGCCTTGGAAGCTGTTTCAGTTTACGGAGAAGAATATCTCACCCAAGGCTCGGCATTTGATGAAATTACCGACCCTAAAGAGGTTGCCAATCTCGTTGCATTCCTTTCCAAAGGAGATGTTCCGCATATGTCCGGCCAGACATTTCACATCAATGGTGGTTCTTATATGATTTGA
- a CDS encoding erythromycin esterase family protein, translating into MNKILTFLIALTFCSCNAQTDFNSTIEFTSDLEKFENLSKLKESFKGVEIIAIGENTHGLGEVYKAKAELIKFLYQELGFDLVLFESGFGDAALAWEQMDSLSSKEYTNIFSSNFYYNSEEIENLVSYVKSQNGTLKIQGFDCQPQQNYLIKRMTEIVEPLDSIFAKSVSLEMRSFNNLYQYENDKDTLAFINQRDRFIDFLDNYSTFLSEKTNELLNSGVTENEISAIKKSNKIFIQTYSRINIGEIMSWPLADNIRDNSMFNTVKSFKEENPKSKIIIWAQNSHIENKTKPNYNVDWMGHHLKKAFGDKYYSIGTVVYSGKNLNYNGTFDFEHKDSTFLAYHLNKFQKEKYILDLRKHNKNDFTKKLLLGMENNGNTADFIAKDRFDGLLFINYSDIPKLIQK; encoded by the coding sequence ATGAACAAAATCTTAACTTTTTTAATTGCTCTAACTTTTTGCTCTTGTAATGCTCAAACCGATTTCAATTCAACAATTGAATTTACTTCAGATTTAGAGAAGTTTGAAAACCTGTCAAAGTTGAAAGAATCCTTCAAAGGTGTGGAAATAATAGCAATTGGAGAAAATACGCACGGATTAGGAGAAGTATATAAAGCCAAAGCAGAATTGATTAAGTTCTTATATCAAGAATTAGGATTTGATTTAGTTCTTTTTGAATCAGGATTTGGTGATGCCGCATTAGCTTGGGAGCAAATGGACTCACTATCATCAAAAGAATATACGAACATTTTTAGCTCTAACTTTTACTACAATTCAGAAGAAATAGAAAATCTTGTAAGTTATGTGAAATCACAAAATGGAACATTAAAAATCCAAGGTTTTGATTGCCAACCACAACAAAATTATCTGATAAAACGAATGACTGAAATTGTTGAACCTTTGGATTCCATATTTGCTAAATCTGTTTCATTAGAAATGAGAAGTTTTAATAATCTTTATCAATATGAAAATGACAAAGACACATTAGCATTTATCAATCAACGAGACAGATTTATTGACTTCTTGGACAATTACAGCACATTTTTAAGTGAAAAAACAAACGAATTACTTAATTCGGGAGTTACAGAAAATGAAATAAGTGCTATAAAAAAATCGAATAAAATTTTTATTCAAACATATTCAAGAATCAATATCGGAGAAATAATGAGTTGGCCATTAGCGGATAACATAAGAGATAACTCAATGTTTAACACCGTTAAATCTTTCAAAGAAGAAAATCCTAAATCAAAAATTATTATTTGGGCTCAAAACAGCCATATTGAAAATAAAACAAAGCCGAATTACAATGTAGATTGGATGGGACATCATCTTAAAAAAGCCTTTGGCGATAAGTACTATTCAATTGGAACAGTTGTTTATAGTGGTAAAAACCTGAACTACAACGGAACGTTTGATTTTGAGCATAAAGACAGTACGTTTCTAGCTTATCATCTTAACAAATTTCAAAAAGAAAAATATATTTTGGACTTAAGAAAACATAACAAAAATGATTTTACCAAGAAGTTGCTATTAGGAATGGAAAATAATGGAAATACAGCTGACTTCATTGCAAAAGATAGATTTGATGGTCTACTTTTTATTAATTACAGCGATATACCAAAGTTAATTCAAAAATAA
- a CDS encoding DUF2480 family protein, translated as MSEIVNKIQQSKLETVDLEKFAAGVQIFELDLKDFLFQELILKESEYREKMEAHNWEQYEGSYLAVTCSTDAIIPKWAYMLVVQHAAAHSMDVLFGNKQEAMSQIFRQKIDQTDWTKYEDRFVLLKGCSKIDVPADVYMYATKKLLPLVKKLMYGEACSNVPIYRKKRE; from the coding sequence ATGTCAGAAATTGTAAATAAAATTCAGCAATCCAAACTTGAAACGGTTGATCTTGAAAAGTTTGCAGCCGGTGTTCAGATCTTTGAACTGGACTTGAAAGATTTTCTTTTCCAGGAATTGATTTTAAAAGAGTCTGAGTACCGCGAAAAAATGGAAGCTCATAATTGGGAGCAGTATGAGGGATCTTATCTGGCAGTAACCTGCTCAACGGATGCCATTATTCCGAAATGGGCTTATATGCTGGTCGTTCAGCATGCGGCGGCTCACTCCATGGATGTTCTTTTTGGAAACAAGCAGGAAGCCATGAGCCAAATTTTCAGGCAAAAGATCGACCAAACTGACTGGACCAAATATGAAGACCGGTTTGTACTTCTGAAAGGATGCAGTAAAATAGATGTGCCCGCCGATGTGTACATGTACGCTACCAAAAAATTGCTTCCTCTTGTAAAGAAGTTGATGTACGGAGAAGCTTGCTCCAATGTGCCGATTTATCGAAAGAAGAGAGAGTAA
- a CDS encoding HesB/IscA family protein codes for MSITISDTAAKRIERIRDEQHLAADTPLRVSVVSGGCSGLTYDLDFDATDQLSDGDKTFEDHGIKIVVDTRSFLYLAGTRLDYSEGLTGKGFHFHNPNASRSCSCGESFSL; via the coding sequence ATGTCGATAACCATTAGTGATACAGCGGCAAAACGCATAGAAAGAATTCGGGATGAGCAACATCTTGCTGCGGATACACCTCTTCGTGTTTCTGTAGTGAGTGGTGGTTGTTCCGGGCTTACCTACGATCTTGATTTCGATGCAACCGATCAATTATCAGATGGTGATAAAACCTTTGAAGATCACGGGATCAAGATTGTGGTAGATACACGAAGTTTCTTATATCTGGCCGGCACAAGGCTCGATTATTCTGAGGGCCTCACCGGCAAGGGATTCCATTTCCACAATCCCAATGCATCCAGAAGTTGCTCGTGCGGAGAATCGTTTTCTCTTTAA
- a CDS encoding NifU family protein: MPKIKEIERTPNPDAMRFVLAEPLTNGVTRSFENRTEADGDELATALFKIDHVINLYYVDRYVTVTQDGNAVWSELLRKLAPPIRQAKAQENIEEDDEVHATKEVQESDDPRLIEINKLLDEQVRPYLLADGGGLKILGLDGNRLKVHYQGACGTCPTATSGTLYAIESMVKRIDPEIQVISV, translated from the coding sequence ATGCCAAAGATTAAAGAAATAGAACGTACGCCAAACCCCGACGCCATGCGGTTTGTACTTGCAGAGCCTCTTACAAACGGCGTTACCCGGTCCTTCGAAAACCGTACGGAAGCAGATGGAGATGAACTTGCCACCGCGCTGTTTAAGATCGATCACGTGATTAACTTGTATTATGTAGACCGCTACGTAACAGTTACTCAGGATGGAAATGCAGTTTGGTCTGAATTGTTGAGGAAACTTGCCCCGCCAATCCGGCAGGCAAAAGCGCAGGAAAACATTGAGGAAGATGACGAAGTGCATGCTACCAAAGAAGTTCAGGAATCGGATGATCCGCGCCTGATTGAAATCAACAAGCTTCTGGATGAGCAGGTACGCCCTTATTTGCTGGCTGATGGCGGTGGCCTGAAGATTTTAGGACTTGACGGCAATCGTCTTAAGGTTCACTACCAGGGTGCTTGTGGAACATGTCCCACAGCCACCTCCGGAACGTTATATGCCATCGAAAGCATGGTAAAACGAATTGATCCGGAAATTCAGGTGATTTCAGTTTAA
- a CDS encoding aminotransferase class V-fold PLP-dependent enzyme, which translates to MPQAVKDIPAVDFDKIRKDFSVLNQTVNGQPLVYLDNAASSQMPKQVADRMDHYHRHEHANVHRGIHTLSQKATDAYEEARTKVQELIHADHEYEVIYTTGTTDSLNLVANSYGLENLSKGDEIILTEMEHHANIVPWQMIAKKTGAIIKVIPVTDSGELDLEAYKDLITSSTKIVSVVHVSNALGTMNPIKKIGEIAHENGAVLVVDGAQAVPHQAVDVQDIDADFYAFSAHKMCGPTGFGILYGKKKLLDAMPPYRGGGDMIDKVSFEETTFNVVPFRFEAGTPPISAAVGFSAALDYLNDIGMDQIETREHELVNYAVERVTKIDGLKLVGNSANRASVVSFVFDDIHASDLGMILDKRGIAVRTGHHCAQPVLRRFGVPATTRASLSFYNTKDDIDRLVDGIEYAKTFFE; encoded by the coding sequence ATGCCCCAGGCAGTAAAAGACATACCGGCAGTAGATTTTGATAAGATCAGGAAAGATTTCTCTGTTCTGAATCAAACGGTGAATGGACAACCATTGGTTTATCTCGACAATGCGGCGTCCAGCCAGATGCCCAAACAGGTGGCCGACCGGATGGATCATTATCACCGGCATGAGCATGCAAATGTACATCGTGGCATTCATACGCTCAGTCAAAAAGCGACGGATGCTTATGAAGAAGCACGTACAAAAGTACAGGAGCTCATTCATGCCGATCATGAGTATGAAGTGATCTATACCACGGGCACTACCGATTCACTGAATCTGGTTGCCAACAGTTACGGTTTGGAAAATCTGTCGAAAGGAGATGAGATCATCCTCACCGAGATGGAACACCACGCGAATATTGTCCCGTGGCAGATGATCGCCAAAAAAACAGGTGCCATCATCAAAGTAATTCCGGTTACCGATTCCGGTGAATTAGATCTGGAGGCTTATAAAGATCTGATTACTTCTTCGACAAAGATTGTATCCGTGGTTCATGTATCCAATGCTTTGGGGACGATGAATCCAATCAAAAAAATTGGCGAAATTGCTCATGAAAATGGAGCCGTTTTAGTGGTAGATGGAGCTCAGGCTGTTCCGCATCAGGCGGTAGATGTGCAGGATATTGACGCTGATTTTTATGCGTTTTCTGCTCACAAAATGTGCGGTCCCACAGGATTTGGAATTCTTTACGGCAAAAAGAAATTACTCGATGCCATGCCTCCTTATCGCGGGGGCGGAGATATGATTGACAAAGTGAGTTTCGAGGAAACAACATTTAATGTGGTGCCCTTTCGGTTTGAAGCCGGAACACCGCCCATTTCCGCTGCCGTTGGTTTCAGCGCCGCTCTCGATTATCTCAATGATATAGGGATGGATCAAATAGAAACCCGCGAGCACGAACTTGTAAATTATGCGGTTGAACGGGTTACAAAGATTGATGGATTGAAACTGGTTGGAAATTCTGCCAATCGGGCTTCCGTAGTATCCTTTGTGTTTGACGATATACACGCATCCGATCTCGGAATGATTCTTGATAAAAGAGGAATTGCCGTCAGAACCGGCCATCATTGTGCTCAACCCGTGTTAAGGCGATTTGGAGTACCGGCAACAACACGGGCATCACTTTCGTTTTATAACACCAAAGACGATATCGACAGGCTTGTAGACGGAATTGAATACGCGAAAACATTTTTTGAATAA